Sequence from the Deinococcus radiopugnans ATCC 19172 genome:
GGGGGTCTGCCAGACCCTGCAGCATGGCCTGCAGGCTGTCGTCGTCGCAGTCCCAGCACCCCTGCGAGAAGGTGGCTTCCTTGCCGTAAATCCTGATCCTGACGGGCATCTGTGTTCTCCGGTGGGGTGGGCGTGGATTGTTTGACCCCTCCAGAATAGCGCAGCCGTCCCCGCAGCCCCGCGCGGCTCAGCGAACCTTCTCGCCCAGCCGCGACTCCTTGCCCGCCGTCAGCCGCCCGATGTTGGCGCGGTGCTGCCAGATCAGCAGCGCGGCCAGGAACAGGATCACCAGGGTCAGCCAGCCGGGCCGGCCCAGCGCCACCACCAGAATGCCCGCCGTCAGGGCGCCCAGAATGCTGCCCGCACTGACAAAGCGGGTCAGCCACATGGTGAACACGCCCAGCACGAAGGCCCCCGCGCCCGCCACCGGATCGAGGACGGCGATGGTGCCGAAGCTGGTGGCCACCCCCTTGCCGCCCCGGAAGCCCAGGAACGGGCTGAAGTTGTGCCCGATCACGGCGGCCACCCCGCACAGCCCCACCCATTCCGGCGGCAGGCCCAGGGCGCGCGCCAA
This genomic interval carries:
- the plsY gene encoding glycerol-3-phosphate 1-O-acyltransferase PlsY, with product MIVSTLLLALSAVLVSYLIGSVPAASWLAHSRGVDIRKVGSGNSGATNVLRSLGKGPAFLVAAFDILKGALAVWLARALGLPPEWVGLCGVAAVIGHNFSPFLGFRGGKGVATSFGTIAVLDPVAGAGAFVLGVFTMWLTRFVSAGSILGALTAGILVVALGRPGWLTLVILFLAALLIWQHRANIGRLTAGKESRLGEKVR